DNA from Symphalangus syndactylus isolate Jambi chromosome 22, NHGRI_mSymSyn1-v2.1_pri, whole genome shotgun sequence:
TTTGTTATTTTTAGGATGTTCACGTCCCGGTATGCCCACTCTGTAATACCCCCATCCCAGTAAAAAAGGGCCAGATACCAGACGTGGTAGTTGGTGATCACATTGACAGAGACTGTCACTCTCACcctgggaagaagaaagagaaggtaaGGACATAGCCCacctcagttccttcatctggGAAGCCTGGTTTTTCCTTGGGAAGAGTCAGTTTGCTACCTGAGAATTACTCCCAATAGTTTATATACGAAGTAGAAAAGAAGAGTCCTAACGCTGTGTTATCCCTAACACTGCGTCCTAAACTGCAAGTGGCCTgagtttttagttttataaatgtTGTTTAATATGAGGGATCCCAGGTCAGGTTCGTCTTTCTTGACTGGAATTTACTAGTTTTCCTCCTGAGATGGCTTTCTGGATCCATTCTGTCCATGTGCGtttcgttgtttttttttgtttttttttttgtttgttttttttttttttgagacagtcttgctctgtcacccaggctggagtgcaatggtgaatggtgctgtctcggctcattgcaacctccgcctcctgggttaaagtgattctcctgtctcagcctcccgagtagagtagctgggactacaggtgcatgccaccacatcgagctaacttttgtatttttagtagagacagggtttcactatgttggccaggctggtcttggaactcctgacctcatgatctgcccacctcagcctcccaaagtgctgagatattacaggtgtgagccaccacgcccggctcaagGAGCTTCTCTAGGGAACTGGCTGCTGTCATGCTTAATCCGTTCCTAGTCATGGGTCCTGGTTGGTGGTTACCAACTATCTTAGTACATGATGTTCAATACTTTACAATTATATTACCATAAACCAAGTAACTTTTACTCTCAAACATAATAAAATCAGCGTTCCTTAGTCTGCCACACAAAACCCTCTGCAGAAGCTTGCTCTGGTCCCTGCTTTCTGGCCCTGTCTAGTTCTCCCTGCTGTGGCTGTGCCCTGGgatcctcagcctctggaggtcTCTTAAGCCTCTGAGACATCACAGCTCTCCGGTGCACCTGCTTCTCCCACATGACACAGCTTCCCTTGCTGGGGGCTCACCCAGCACTGCCCCAAGGCCCCCACACAGGTATACCCTCCCGGCTGCTCCTGGCCCACTCTGCTCCTGCCCTTGTGGTGGGCACGGTCTGTGTTCTGCTGCATCCCTGCACGGGTCCCTCTTGCATGGTTGCTCAGCATGGCCatgcctgcctgccttggccggAGGGCCACCCCTGGCTGCTGGAACCCTCCCCACTCTCCTCACTGCCTTCCCCTCTTGGAGTTTTGACTCCTAGGAATTTATATTGCTGCCTACACCctggcaccaaaaaaaaaaaaagtgaccggTGGGTACTGGGACATGATAGATATTCCCTTGATGGGGACAACCTCTGCTGTCCCAGAGCTCCTGGAGCCATGCCTCTGTGGTGCTTGCCTGTCACCCATGCttggcctccttccctccttccctcctgcttCCTGCTTCCTGGCTGCCTCTCTCTTTGTTGTCCTCCCAGCAGTACCTCTGGGCCATCTTCATGGGAATCCCCAGCTTCAATGctggctggcttttttttttttaaaagggacaaagtctcgctctgtcgcccaggctggagtgcagtggcatgatctcagctcactgctgcctctgcctcccgggttctagcaattctcctgcctcagcctccagagtagctgggattacaggcaccacgctgccatgcctggctaatcttttatattttagtggagatggggtttgaccgtgttgcccaagctcgtctcgaactcctgagctcaggcaatccacctgtcttggcttcccaaagtgctgggatgacaggcgtgagccattgtgcctggccccgtGTTCTTCTTACCTGCACTGAGATGGTCAAATGAAATTTTGCATTTGTACTCTGTGCAGACAGGAACCGtgtctagtttaaatgtgaaTGTTCTTACTGGGGGCTGTTAAAGAATTTATtaaggccagcacagtggctcacacatgtaatcttagcactttgggaggccaaggcaggaggatcacttgaggctgagtttgagaccagc
Protein-coding regions in this window:
- the ZFAND2A gene encoding AN1-type zinc finger protein 2A isoform X2, with amino-acid sequence MEFPDLGKHCSEKTCKQLDFLPVKCDACKQDFCKDHFAYAAHKCPFAFQKDVHVPVCPLCNTPIPVKKGQIPDVVVGDHIDRDCHSHPGKKKEKFSLLWLCPGILSLWRSLKPLRHHSSPVHLLLPHDTASLAGGSPSTAPRPPHRFLHTVAQKRAARRKRCCR